The genomic segment ATAGAAATAAAAATATTTTAAAATTAGAAAGCCAATTTTTATATGAGAAAAATAATGATACCATTTAATATTCCACCTTGTACTGGCACTGAAAAAGAATTTATTTTAGATGTTATAGATGGTAGTAAAATGTGTGGAGATGGCAAGTATACAAATCTTTGTCACGCTTGGTTTGAACATGAATTTGGATGCATAAGAGCTCTATTAACACCTTCCTGTACGGCTGCTTTAGAAATGGCGGCAATATTAATCGATATAAAACCTGACGATGAAGTTATTATGCCATCTTATACTTTTGTATCAACAGCAAATGCTTTTATATTAAGAGGGGCAAAAATTGTTTTTGTAGATATTCGACCAGATACAATGAATATAGATGAAAACCTAATAGAGCAAGCTATTACCAGGAAAACAAAAGCGATAGTACCAGTTCATTACGCCGGGGTGGCATGTGAAATGGATACGATTATGAAAATAGCTGAGAAATTTAATTTGTGGGTCATAGAAGATGCAGCACAAGGTGTTATGTCTACTTATAAGGAGCGTCCATTAGGTACAATTGGGCATATAGGTTGTTATTCATTTCATGAAACTAAAAATTATTCATCTGGTGGTGAAGGTGGTGCTATCATAATAAATGATTCAAGATTTGTAGAGCGGGCAGAGATTATAAGAGAAAAGGGAACTAACAGAAGACAGTTTCTAGATGGTGCTGTAGATAAATATAC from the Shewanella japonica genome contains:
- the rffA gene encoding dTDP-4-amino-4,6-dideoxygalactose transaminase, producing MIPFNIPPCTGTEKEFILDVIDGSKMCGDGKYTNLCHAWFEHEFGCIRALLTPSCTAALEMAAILIDIKPDDEVIMPSYTFVSTANAFILRGAKIVFVDIRPDTMNIDENLIEQAITRKTKAIVPVHYAGVACEMDTIMKIAEKFNLWVIEDAAQGVMSTYKERPLGTIGHIGCYSFHETKNYSSGGEGGAIIINDSRFVERAEIIREKGTNRRQFLDGAVDKYTWVDIGSSFLPSELQAAYLYGQLTSARLINDKRLMLWSRYYEGLYPLVQKGFLEIPTPPIDCKHNAHMFYIKLNDKDVRKLMIEYLGIKNIQTVFHYIPLHSSPGGLSYSVFNGDDKYTTEESLKLVRLPMFYSLTVSDVDNVIEVIKAYFETC